In the genome of Rhodamnia argentea isolate NSW1041297 chromosome 3, ASM2092103v1, whole genome shotgun sequence, one region contains:
- the LOC115753776 gene encoding probable LRR receptor-like serine/threonine-protein kinase At5g45780: protein MEVELLLVLFFLHPLVVRASDTLLSPKGVNYEVAALMSVKSKMRDDLHVLEGWDINSVDPCTWNMVACSAEGFVISLEMASSGLSGMLSPSIGNLSQLRTLLLQNNQLSGPVQVEIGKLSQLQTLDLSGNQFVGDIPSSLGFLVHLTYLRLSRNKLSGQIPSAVANLSGLSFLDLSFNNLSGPTPKILAKGYSVSGNSFLCTSQACAGISKPMNGTAAVSSPQRADGHNRWVLSVATGISCTFVVSVMLLVCWVHWYRSRFLFNAYVQQDYEFEIGQLKRFTFRELQTATGIFSPKNILGQGGYGVVYKGCLPNGTLLAVKRLKDPNYTGEVQFQTEVEMIGLALHRNLLRLYGFCMTPEERLLVYPYMTNGSVADRLRETCRERPSLDWKRRMSIAIGTARGLLYLHEQCNPKIIHRDVKAANILLDESFEAIVGDFGLAKLLDRRESHVTTAVRGTVGHIAPEYLSTGQSSEKTDVFGFGILLLELITGQKALGAGNGQVQKGMILDWVRTLHEEKRLEVLVDRDLRGCFDVLELEKAAELALQCTQSNPNLRPKMSDVLKVLEGLGQVESTDDSQGGNNHLGENRECSFSRNYSDIHEESSFIIEAMELSGPR from the exons ATGGAAGTGGAACTGCTTCTTGTCTTGTTCTTTCTTCATCCTCTGGTTGTCAGGGCCTCCGATACTCTTCTCTCTCCAAAGGGTGTCAACTATGAAG TGGCAGCGTTGATGTCTGTGAAGAGCAAAATGAGGGACGATTTGCACGTTTTGGAAGGTTGGGACATTAATTCTGTGGATCCATGCACTTGGAACATGGTCGCTTGCTCTGCTGAAGGCTTTGTCATTTCTCT CGAAATGGCCAGCTCTGGACTATCAGGAATGCTTTCACCAAGCATTGGAAACCTGAGTCAGTTGAGGACATT ATTATTGCAGAACAATCAACTATCTGGTCCAGTCCAAGTTGAGATAGGAAAGCTTTCACAACTTCAGACTCTTGATCTTTCGGGAAACCAATTTGTTGGGGACATCCCGAGCTCACTAGGATTCCTAGTTCATCTGACTTATTT GCGGCTGAGCAGAAACAAGTTATCAGGGCAGATACCTAGTGCGGTGGCAAATCTCTCAGGTCTTTCATTCTT GGATTTATCTTTCAATAATCTTAGTGGTCCAACTCCTAAAATACTTGCAAAGGGCTACAG TGTTTCAGGAAACAGTTTCCTCTGCACTTCACAAGCTTGCGCAGGCATCTCGAAACCGATGAACG GAACAGCTGCAGTATCTTCACCTCAGAGGGCAGATGGTCATAACAGATGGGTTCTTTCTGTAGCCACCGGCATCAGTTGTACGTTCGTGGTTTCGGTTATGTTGCTCGTTTGCTGGGTACATTGGTACAGATCGCGTTTTCTCTTCAATGCCTACG TACAGCAGGATTATGAATTTGAGATTGGCCAATTGAAGCGGTTCACTTTCCGTGAATTGCAAACAGCGACTGGAATCTTTAGCCCCAAAAACATCCTCGGCCAAGGTGGATATGGAGTAGTCTATAAAGGATGTCTTCCCAATGGTACATTGTTGGCGGTCAAACGGCTGAAGGACCCAAACTATACTGGTGAAGTGCAGTTTCAAACCGAAGTCGAGATGATTGGCCTAGCTCTGCACCGAAACCTCTTAAGACTCTATGGCTTTTGTATGACACCAGAAGAGAGATTGCTCGTCTATCCTTACATGACAAATGGAAGTGTGGCAGACCGATTGAGAG AGACTTGTCGCGAAAGGCCATCTCTGGACTGGAAGAGAAGAATGTCTATCGCCATTGGCACTGCCCGTGGACTTCTGTATTTGCACGAACAATGCAATCCGAAAATAATTCACCGGGATGTGAAGGCAGCAAACATCCTCCTAGATGAAAGTTTTGAAGCCATAGTTGGTGATTTCGGTCTAGCTAAGTTGTTAGATAGGAGGGAGTCTCATGTGACTACTGCAGTACGTGGTACTGTAGGACACATCGCCCCGGAGTATCTCTCGACTGGACAGTCCTCAGAGAAAACCGATGTCTTTGGATTCGGGATACTGCTTTTGGAACTTATAACTGGGCAAAAGGCACTAGGTGCTGGAAATGGTCAGGTTCAGAAAGGAATGATTCTTGACTGG GTGAGAACCTTGCATGAAGAAAAGAGGCTTGAAGTCCTGGTAGATAGGGATCTGAGAGGGTGTTTCGATGTGCTGGAGCTAGAGAAGGCGGCAGAACTGGCCCTGCAGTGTACTCAGTCGAACCCGAACCTCCGGCCAAAGATGTCCGACGTTCTGAAGGTCCTAGAAGGTCTCGGACAAGTCGAAAGCACAGACGATTCACAAGGTGGGAACAACCACCTAGGAGAAAACAGAGAATGTAGTTTCTCTAGGAATTATAGTGACATCCACGAGGAGTCCTCGTTCATTATCGAAGCTATGGAGCTCTCTGGACCCAGATGA
- the LOC115753795 gene encoding receptor-like protein 51, with the protein MEPPSPPPTFLLSLLLLLLLSTAAAVAAPAANSSVSPPHTISPTTSPSPSRNHNLSPTTSPSPTRNHHLSPTTSPTTNTTAALSPAASPTASPTPSTRTPSSSSSALDPKQLQALQSLNIPLPKDPCSAQSAATACDATKPFRHLTSLRLANCSPDDVALSFTALKSLSTLRSLSFLNCPVAPIRFPADLAASLRSFSCVHSLRRLTGVWLSRLQNLTDLTVSDVPVNASGLYVILGNIKNLRSFTISRANVTGYIPKHWHLNISHIDLSGNQLKGQIPTSITFLDNLELLNLSSNALTGEIPSEIGNLISLRNLSLGSNSISGSVPESMSAIPGLVHVDLSSNQLNGTVPKFFTEMKNLKYLNLEKNSFHGIMPFNESFIKKLVVFKIGENSNLCYNQTVMSSKVKLGIAPCDKHGLPLSPPPAKGDSSADDSSTSDYNDGDSSDSSGKSGHHHGPNKVVLGFAIALSSIVFLIVFLVLLSRCCK; encoded by the coding sequence ATGGAGCCACCATCACCTCCACCcacattcctcctctctctcctcctcctcctcctcctctccaccgccgccgccgtcgcggCGCCGGCCGCCAACTCCTCTGTCTCTCCACCACACACCATTTCCCCCACCACCTCCCCCTCCCCCAGCCGCAACCACAACCTCTCCCCCACCacctccccctcccccacccGCAACCACCACCTCTCCCCCACCACCTCTCCGACCACCAACACCACCGCCGCCCTCTCCCCCGCCGCCTCCCCCACCGCCTCCCCCACCCCATCAACCCgcaccccctcctcctcctcctccgccctcGACCCAAAACAACTCCAAGCCCTCCAATCCCTCAACATTCCCCTCCCCAAGGACCCCTGCTCCGCCCAGTCCGCGGCCACCGCCTGCGACGCCACCAAGCCCTTCCGCCACCTCACCTCACTCCGCCTCGCCAACTGCTCCCCGGACGATGTCGCCCTCTCCTTCACTGCCCTCAAATCCCTCTCCACTCTCCGGTCCCTCTCCTTCCTCAACTGCCCCGTcgcccccatccgcttccccGCCGACCTTGCCGCCTCCCTCCGCTCCTTCTCCTGCGTCCACAGCCTCCGCCGCCTCACCGGCGTCTGGCTCTCCCGCCTCCAGAACCTCACAGACCTCACCGTTTCCGACGTCCCCGTCAACGCCTCCGGCCTTTACGTCATCCTCGGCAACATCAAGAACCTCAGGTCCTTCACCATCTCTCGCGCCAATGTCACCGGTTATATACCCAAGCACTGGCACCTCAACATCAGCCACATCGATCTGTCAGGTAATCAGCTCAAGGGACAGATACCCACTTCGATTACTTTCCTCGACAACCTGGAATTGTTGAATCTTTCTTCGAATGCTCTCACCGGAGAGATACCCTCCGAGATTGGCAACTTGATCTCGCTCAGGAACCTGTCTTTGGGGTCCAATTCGATCTCGGGGAGCGTCCCGGAGTCAATGTCTGCAATCCCGGGCCTTGTCCACGTTGATCTGAGCTCGAATCAGCTCAACGGGACGGTTCCCAAGTTCTTCACTGAGATGAAAAATCTCAAGTATTTGAATCTTGAGAAGAATAGCTTCCATGGGATCATGCCTTTCAATGAGTCTTTTATCAAGAAGCTAGTGGTCTTCAAGATAGGGGAAAATAGCAACCTGTGCTATAACCAAACTGTTATGTCGTCGAAAGTGAAGCTTGGGATCGCACCTTGCGACAAGCACGGGCTCCCACTGTCACCTCCCCCGGCGAAGGGGGATTCATCCGCAGATGATAGCAGCACGTCAGACTACAATGATGGCGACAGCAGCGATTCTTCTGGCAAGAGCGGTCACCACCACGGGCCAAATAAGGTTGTTCTCGGTTTTGCAATCGCGCTTTCTTCCATTGTGTTCCTTATTGTGTTCCTGGTTCTCCTATCTAGATGTTGTAAATGA